A genomic region of Trifolium pratense cultivar HEN17-A07 linkage group LG3, ARS_RC_1.1, whole genome shotgun sequence contains the following coding sequences:
- the LOC123918748 gene encoding protein CHROMATIN REMODELING 4 — protein sequence MLNRNWVLKRKRRKLPVGPDQSAGKEQPNGKEDNSVASESSRNASTKRMLNTEEGTANAKKKGHDGYFYECVICDLGGNLLCCDSCPRTYHLQCLDPPLKRIPMGKWQCPRCFEENDQLKPLDHLDSISKRARTKTVPVKSKAVVNPINLEKVSGIFGNKHVSKKRSSKAKSVSTVGGKFFGVKPLSSPVDATCSDKPMDPSLESCKEGTSSCVDAVDKNLNLSPTASPVDTVSASPDKEVLSPSKITNLDANDDLLEEKPDLSCDKIPFRKTLVLGITAGGEEMRKRKLKVINDNANQKKHRTEKGKLFVITPIKSKSGNNKVNKKQKSKTHKISTSISKGDVGKKKSDAQRKDKKFSQVMKDTSNELDKAGSQLDGTLMNEDSAILESLQVDRVLGCRIQGEDTNSIRHLSLKAGDDSPSGDLVMSENQKLVEDNSACDNDVDVEIAENLDDPLNVKSSDEGKLKTTDRVEKIQVYKRSITKENKNGNLINSSSKATDDLGSCARDGTDQDDYEVSAEQLEKANAMLETEENLDVVLRDDSELPKDCEMHDSLKTKQKEVDVEKGMGNSVDNKVQDAIGVESACPNGEKVSYEFLVKWVGKSYIHNSWISESHLKVIAKRKLENYKAKYGTATINICEEQWKNPERLLAIRNSKHGASEAFVKWTGKPYDECTWESLDEPVLQNSSHLITRFKMFETLTFERDASKENSTKRSSDRQNDIVNLAEQPKELKGGSLFPHQLEALNWLRKCWYKSKNVILADEMGLGKTISACAFISSLYFEFKVSRPCLVLVPLVTMGNWLAEFSLWAPDINVVQYHGCAKARAIIRQYEWHASDPSGLNKKTEAYKFNVLLTSYEMVLADYSHFRVVPWEVLVVDEGHRLKNSESKLFSLLNSISFQHRVLLTGTPLQNNLGEMYNLLNFLQPASFPSLSSFEERFNDLTSAEKVDELKKLVSPHMLRRLKKDAMQNIPPKTERMVPVELSSIQAEYYRAMLTKNYQILRNIGKGIPQQSMLNIVMQLRKVCNHPYLIPGTEPDSGSVEFLHEMRIKASAKLTLLHSMLKILYKEGHRVLIFSQMTKLLDILEDYLNIEFGPKTYERVDGSVSVADRQTAIARFNQDKSRFVFLLSTRSCGLGINLATADTVIIYDSDFNPHADIQAMNRAHRIGQSNRLLVYRLVVRASVEERILQLAKKKLMLDQLFKGKSGSQKEVEDILKWGTEELFNNSCGLNGKDTSENNNSNKDEAVADIEHKHRKRTGGLGDVYEDKCTDSSSKILWDENAILKLLDRSNLQDASTDIAEGDSENDMLGSMKAPEWNDEPTEEHVEGESPPHGTDETCAQNSEKKEDNAVIGGEENEWDRLLRLRWEKYQSEEEAALGRGKRQRKAVSYREVYAPHPIEAVTESGVEEEKVPEPEREYTPAGRALKAKFAKLRARQKERLAQRNAVKESHPAEGLLGTESPVHPPVIAKDGDLGAEPIHSVQEGTSIDIEDNKNTQLSEAQNSNAERIEKISKHQMSHHFDVSVNNPGRSLSEFLPPNYHNKGRVNMTNSMPSNNLLPVLGLCAPNANQIESSEGNTSKLNWRQNRYVARQEFPFSLAPCTGTSMDAEARIKEKTANTKLSDASTENLQQSFKNSISDNFLPFLPFPPSMQGKESDAFESTGARFSTFQEKMALPNLPFDERLLARFPLTTKSIPNSHPDLLPNLSLGGRLEALNGSMQDLPTLPNFKIPPEDSFRYNQQDRDMPPTLGLGQRPTTLSSFPENHRKVLENIMMRTGSGPSSLLKKKSKSDGWAEEELDSLWIGVRRHGRGNWDAMLRDTKLKFSKYKTCEELSVRWEEEQVKIFQGPAFPMQRSSSKTTKTTKSSHFPISDAMMERALQGSKFLLPPKFQNHLTDMKLGLGGPATGLPHFRTIDRPSLQNDHFAPLPSWSHDINRAKFLDDASAETSDRPGTSSNVPTERPFLLNSFGTSSLSSLGLNCSGNINIQQQEDERVNTKRGKLPVLLDESLNDMHESSSGLLSNPIKPNHMNSKGEEIAGSSSSKDKLPHWLRQAVSSPVKLPNPELPPTVSAIAHSVRMLYGDDKPTIPPFVIPGPPPSLPKDPRSSLKKKRKRKSHKLFLPDYSPDFHSSYHGDNGASSSTPFPPPFPLLTPSGPQHIESDLNLPPLNLKVANPSHSSKKTNLGLSPSPEVLQLVASCVGPGPLLPSIPSSSSFHESKLPLPTRPVGRAKFKDSEGAFKNKKPRQISPENWSSSEEHKVEQVPDSGDSSKTQSDPSRVEQPHGEEVSSEGTVSDHDAKDQET from the exons ATGCTTAACAGGAACTGGGTTTTAAAGCGCAAGCGGAGAAAACTTCCCGTAGGACCAGATCAGTCCGCTGGTAAAGAGCAACCCAATGGTAAAGAAGATAATTCAGTAGCATCTGAATCTTCTAGGAATGCTTCAACTAAACGTATGCTAAACACTGAAGAAGGCACTGCTAACGCTAAGAAGAAGGGACATGACGGG TATTTCTATGAATGCGTGATTTGCGATCTTGGAGGCAACTTATTGTGCTGTGATAGCTGTCCTCGCACTTATCATTTACAGTGTCTTGACCCTCCTCTTAAG CGTATCCCTATGGGGAAGTGGCAATGTCCAAGGTGCTTTGAAGAAAATGATCAACTAAAGCCCTTAGACCACCTGGATTCAATTTCAAAACGAGCGAGGACGAAGACTGTACCTGTAAAATCAAAAGCTGTAGTTAACCCCATCAACCTGGAAAAGGTTTCTGGAATTTTTGGAAATAaacatgtttcaaaaaaaagGTCAAGCAAAGCAAAATCTGTTTCAACTGTGGGAGGCAAATTCTTTGGAGTGAAACCATTGTCTTCTCCAGTGGATGCAACTTGTAGTGACAAGCCAATGGACCCATCTCTTGAGAGTTGCAAGGAAGGAACTTCATCATGTGTGGATGCTGTTGACAAGAACTTGAACTTGTCCCCAACAGCCTCGCCTGTGGACACGGTGTCAGCTTCACCTGATAAGGAAGTTTTATCTCCCTCTAAAATTACTAATTTAGATGCAAATGATGACCTGCTGGAGGAGAAGCCCGATTTATCTTGTGATAAAATTCCCTTTAGAAAAACACTTGTTCTTGGTATTACTGCTGGTGGAGAGGAAATGAGGAAAAGGAAGCTTAAAGTTATTAATGATAATGCTAATCAAAAGAAGCATAGGACTGAAAAGGGGAAATTGTTTGTCATTACTCCTATAAAGTCAAAGTCTGGAAATAATAAAGTAAACAAGAAGCAAAAGTCCAAAACGCACAAAATTTCTACATCTATATCAAAAGGGGATGTCGGGAAAAAGAAATCAGATGCCCAGCGGAAAGACAAG AAATTCTCTCAGGTAATGAAAGACACATCAAATGAGCTTGATAAAGCAGGAAGCCAGTTGGACGGAACTTTAATGAATGAAGACAGTGCTATTCTTGAATCTCTGCAG GTTGATCGAGTCTTAGGGTGTCGAATACAAGGTGAGGACACAAACTCCATACGTCACTTATCCTTGAAAGCTGGGGATGACTCACCTTCCGGCGATCTGGTAATGTCAGAAAACCAGAAGCTAGTTGAAGATAATTCTGCTTGTGATAATGATGTGGATGTTGAAATAGCAGAAAATCTTGATGATCCTCTAAATGTCAAAAGTTCTGATGAAGGAAAGTTGAAAACCACCGATAGAGTGGAAAAAATTCAGGTATACAAGAGATCAATaacaaaggaaaataaaaatggaaatctCATAAATTCATCGAGTAAAGCCACTGATGATTTAGGCTCCTGTGCCAGGGATGGTACAGATCAGGATGATTATGAGGTATCTGCTGAACAATTGGAAAAGGCAAATGCCATGTTGGAGACAGAAGAGAATCTTGATGTTGTTTTAAGAGATGACAGTGAGCTTCCAAAAGATTGTGAGATGCATGACTCTCTTAAAACTAAACAAAAGGAAGTGGATGTGGAGAAGGGAATGGGTAACAGTGTTGATAATAAAGTTCAGGATGCTATTGGGGTTGAATCTGCTTGTCCAAATGGAGAGAAAGTTTCCTATGAATTTTTAGTTAAGTGGGTAGGAAAGTCTTACATTCATAATAGTTGGATTTCTGAATCCCACTTAAAAGTTATTGCAAAGAGAAAACTAGAAAATTACAAGGCAAAATATGGAACAGCGACAATAAATATTTGTGAGGAACAATGGAAGAATCCGGAGAGGTTGCTTGCTATTCGCAATTCCAAACATGGAGCATCTGAAGCATTTGTTAAGTGGACTGGAAAACCTTATGATGAATGCACTTGGGAAAGTTTAGATGAACCTGTGCTTCAAAATTCTTCTCATTTGATTACACGTTTTAAAATGTTTGAAACTCTCACATTTGAAAGGGATGCATCAAAGGAAAATTCAACTAAAAGAAGCAGTGACCGTCAGAATGATATAGTTAATCTTGCAGAGCAACCTAAAGAGCTAAAAGGTGGTTCTTTGTTTCCCCATCAGCTTGAGGCTCTGAACTGGTTGCGTAAATGCTGGTATAAGTCCAAGAATGTGATACTTGCTGATGAGATGGGGCTTGGGAAAACAATATCTGCTTGTGCTTTTATTTCATCTTTGTATTTTGAATTCAAAGTTTCACGTCCTTGTTTGGTCCTAGTACCTCTTGTCACAATGGGTAATTGGCTTGCTGAATTTTCATTATGGGCTCCAGATATAAATGTTGTTCAATATCATGGCTGTGCAAAAGCAAGAGCCATAATTAGGCAGTATGAATGGCATGCAAGCGATCCAAGTGGATTGAATAAGAAAACAGAAGCCTATAAATTTAATGTGCTTTTGACTTCATATGAAATGGTCCTTGCCGATTATTCACATTTTCGGGTAGTTCCTTGGGAAGTTCTTGTTGTTGACGAGGGTCATCGACTGAAGAATTCAGAAAGTAAGCTGTTCAGCTTGCTAAATTCAATCTCTTTTCAACACCGTGTTCTGTTGACGGGCACCCCTCTCCAGAACAACCTTGGTGAGATGTACAACTTGCTTAATTTCTTACAGCCAGCATCATTTCCTTCCCTATCTTCATTTGAGGAGAGATTTAATGATCTTACAAGTGCAGAGAAAGTTGATGAATTGAAAAAACTAGTTTCTCCTCATATGCTTCGCAGACTTAAAAAGGATGCCATGCAAAATATTCCTCCCAAGACAGAAAGAATGGTTCCTGTTGAGTTGTCATCCATCCAAGCTGAATATTATCGTGCAATGCTTACAAAGAATTATCAAATATTGCGGAACATTGGGAAAGGTATTCCTCAGCAATCTATGCTGAACATTGTGATGCAACTGAGGAAGGTCTGCAATCATCCATATCTCATACCAGGAACTGAGCCCGACTCTGGATCTGTTGAGTTCCTTCATGAAATGAGAATAAAGGCTTCAGCTAAGTTGACTCTTCTGCATTCTATGCTAAAGATTTTGTATAAGGAAGGTCATAGAGTTCTTATTTTCTCACAAATGACAAAGCTTCTTGACATCCTGGAGGACTATTTGAATATCGAATTTGGGCCTAAAACATATGAGAGAGTGGATGGCTCTGTGTCTGTAGCAGATCGTCAGACAGCAATTGCACGCTTCAACCAAGACAAAAGTCGATTTGTTTTCCTACTATCCACCCGATCTTGTGGACTTGGGATAAATTTGGCCACTGCTGACACTGTCATCATCTATGATTCTGATTTCAACCCTCATGCAGATATCCAAGCAATGAATCGAGCACACAGAATTGGGCAATCAAATAGACTTTTAGTATACCGGCTTGTGGTTCGTGCCAGCGTTGAAGAGCGTATCTTGCAGCTTgctaaaaagaaattgatgctTGATCAGCTTTTTAAAGGTAAATCTGGATCTCAAAAAGAAGTAGAAGATATTTTAAAATGGGGAACTGAAGAACTCTTCAATAACTCTTGTGGACTAAATGGAAAAGATACAAGTGagaataataatagtaacaaagATGAGGCAGTAGCAGATATAGAACATAAGCATCGGAAGAGGACTGGTGGTCTTGGTGACGTATACGAGGATAAGTGTACAGATAGCAGCAGCAAGATTTTGTGGGATGAAAATGCCATTTTAAAATTGCTTGATCGTTCAAACCTTCAAGATGCTTCAACTGATATTGCTGAAGGGGATTCTGAGAATGATATGCTGGGCTCAATGAAG GCCCCTGAGTGGAATGACGAACCGACTGAAGAACATGTAGAGGGTGAATCCCCTCCTCATGGAACTGATGAAACGTGTGCACAAAACTCTGAGAAGAAAGAGGATAATGCAGTGATTGGCGGTGAAGAAAATGAATGGGACCGACTATTGCGTTTGAG GTGGGAGAAATATCAGAGTGAGGAGGAAGCAGCTCTTGGTCGAGGGAAGCGGCAGAGGAAAGCtgtttcttatagagaagtatACGCTCCACACCCAATTGAAGCAGTGACTGAG AGTGGCGTTGAGGAGGAAAAAGTACCAGAACCTGAGCGTGAATATACACCGGCAGGACGAGCCCTGAAGGCAAAATt TGCTAAACTCCGTGCTCGGCAGAAGGAACGACTTGCTCAGAGGAATGCAGTTAAAGAATCACATCCTGCTGAAGGACTTCTAGGTACTGAGTCACCCGTGCATCCTCCAGTCATTGCCAAGGATGGAGATCTAGGAGCTGAGCCGATACATTCAGTTCAAGAAGGAACTTCTATCGACATAGAGGACAACAAAAATACTCAACTTTCAGAAGCTCAAAATAGCAATGCTGAGAGGATCGAGAAGATTTCAAAACATCAAATGAGCCATCACTTCGATGTTTCGGTCAACAATCCAGGCCGATCTTTATCTGAATTTTTGCCTCCAAATTACCACAATAAAGGGAGGGTTAACATGACAAACTCTATGCCAAGCAACAATCTATTGCCCGTTCTAGGACTCTGTGCTCCTAATGCTAATCAAATAGAATCATCAGAGGGTAACACTTCAAAGTTAAATTGGAGACAAAATAGGTACGTTGCCAGACAAGAGTTTCCATTCAGCCTTGCTCCTTGCACTGGGACATCCATGGATGCTGAGGCGAGAATTAAGGAAAAGACAGCAAATACCAAACTATCGGATGCATCAACAGAAAATTTACAACAGAGTTTCAAAAATAGCATCTCTGATAACTTTCTCCCATTTCTTCCA TTTCCACCCTCTATGCAAGGAAAGGAATCTGATGCATTTGAGAGTACAGGTGCTAGATTCTCCACTTTCCAGGAGAAAATGGCCCTGCCAAACCTGCCTTTTGATGAAAGGTTGCTGGCGAGATTTCCACTCACAACTAAGAGCATTCCAAATTCACATCCGGACCTCTTACCTAATTTGTCTTTAGGAGGCAGACTTGAAGCTCTAAATGGATCTATGCAAGACCTCCCAACATTACCTAATTTCAAAATACCCCCAGAAGATTCATTTAGATATAATCAGCAAGACAGGGATATGCCTCCTACCTTGGGTTTAGGACAAAGGCCAACCACATTATCATCATTCCCAGAAAACCATCGGAAAGTTCTGGAAAACATAATGATGAGAACTGGCTCTGGACCAAGtagcttattaaaaaagaagtcAAAATCAGATGGTTGGGCTGAAGAGGAACTTGATTCTCTCTGGATTGGTGTTCGTAGGCATGGAAGGGGTAATTGGGATGCCATGCTCAGAGATACCAAGTTAAAGTTTTCAAAGTATAAAACATGTGAAGAATTATCAGTGAGGTGGGAGGAGGAACAAGTAAAGATCTTTCAGGGGCCAGCTTTTCCTATGCAAAGATCATCTTCAAAGACAACCAAGACTACCAAATCTTCACATTTTCCAATCTCTGACGCAATGATGGAAAGGGCCTTGCAAGGTAGCAAATTTCTTTTACCGCCAAAATTTCAAAACCATCTGACTGACATGAAATTAGGATTAGGTGGTCCTGCAACTGGTCTTCCACATTTTAGAACAATAGATCGACCTAGTCTGCAAAATGATCACTTTGCACCTCTTCCATCTTGGAGCCATGATATAAACAGAGCAAAGTTTCTTGATGATGCTTCTGCTGAAACATCTGATAGACCAGGAACTTCTTCCAATGTGCCGACAGAAAGACCATTTCTGCTCAATTCTTTTGGAACAAGCAGCTTGAGTTCTTTAGGTTTGAATTGCTCAGGAAACATTAATATACAACAACAGGAGGATGAGCGTGTAAACACCAAGCGTGGAAAGTTGCCTGTACTTCTGGATGAATCACTGAACGACATGCATGAGAGTAGCTCAGGATTGTTATCCAACCCCATCAAACCAAATCACATGAATTCAAAAGGGGAGGAAATAGCTGGAAGTAGTTCTTCGAAAGACAAGCTTCCCCACTGGTTACGACAAGCTGTGAGTTCTCCTGTCAAACTTCCTAATCCTGAACTTCCTCCCACAGTATCAGCCATTGCTCATTCAGTTCGCATGCTCTATGGAGATGATAAGCCTACAATTCCTCCATTTGTTATCCCCGGACCACCCCCCTCCCTACCGAAGGACCCCAGGAGTAGTCTCAAGAAGAAAAGGAAGAGAAAATCACACAAGCTGTTTCTTCCAGATTATTCTCCAGACTTTCACAGCAGCTaccatggtgataatggtgctTCAAGCTCAACTCCTTTCCCACCACCATTTCCTCTACTAACTCCGTCAGGACCTCAGCACATTGAATCTGACCTCAACTTGCCCCCTCTTAATTTAAAAGTGGCAAACCCATCACACTCATCGAAAAAGACAAACTTAGGACTGTCTCCTTCTCCTGAAGTGCTCCAGTTGGTTGCATCCTGTGTTGGTCCTGGCCCTCTTCTTCCCTCAATTCCCAGTTCTTCAAGCTTTCATGAGAGCAAGCTTCCATTGCCAACAAGGCCAGTTGGCAGAGCCAAATTCAAAGACTCGGAAGGTGCCTTCAAAAATAAGAAGCCTAGGCAGATTTCACCAGAAAATTGGAGTTCATCTGAAGAGCATAAAGTAGAACAAGTCCCTGATAGTGGAGATTCCAGCAAGACTCAGTCAGATCCCTCCCGGGTTGAACAGCCCCATGGAGAGGAGGTATCATCTGAAGGAACAGTCTCAGATCATGATGCCAAGGATCAGGAAACATAA